The following proteins are co-located in the Delphinus delphis chromosome 5, mDelDel1.2, whole genome shotgun sequence genome:
- the LOC132425434 gene encoding large ribosomal subunit protein eL15-like, translated as MGAYKYIQELWRKKQSDVMRFLLRVRCWQYRQLSALHRAPRPTRPDKARRLDYKAKKGYVIYRVRVRRGGRKRPVPKGATYGKPVHHGVNQLKIGRSLKSVAEERAGRHCGALRILNSYWVGEDSTYKFFEVILIDPFHKAIRRNPDTQWITKPVHKHREMRGLTSAGRMSRGLGKGHKFHHTIGGSRRAAWRRCNTLQVHRYR; from the coding sequence ATGGGCGCTTACAAGTACATCCAGGAGCTGTGGAGGAAGAAGCAGTCGGACGTGATGCGCTTTCTGCTCAGGGTGCGCTGCTGGCAGTACCGCCAGCTCTCGGCGCTGCACCGGGCCCCGCGCCCCACCCGGCCCGACAAGGCGCGCAGGCTGGACTACAAGGCCAAGAAAGGTTATGTGATATATCGGGTTCGCGTGCGCCGCGGTGGCCGCAAACGCCCGGTCCCGAAGGGCGCCACCTACGGCAAGCCCGTCCACCATGGCGTCAACCAGCTCAAGATTGGCCGGAGCCTTAAGTCTGTTGCCGAGGAGCGAGCGGGGCGCCACTGTGGGGCCCTGAGGATCCTGAATTCTTACTGGGTGGGTGAAGATTCTACGTACAAATTTTTTGAGGTTATCCTCATTGATCCCTTCCATAAAGCTATCAGAAGAAACCCTGACACCCAGTGGATCACCAAGCCAGTCCACAAGCACAGGGAGATGCGGGGGCTGACGTCTGCAGGCAGGATGAGCCGCGGCCTCGGCAAGGGCCACAAGTTCCACCACACGATCGGTGGTTCTCGCCGCGCGGCCTGGAGAAGGTGCAATACTCTCCAGGTCCACCGCTACCGCTAA